One genomic region from Mytilus trossulus isolate FHL-02 chromosome 9, PNRI_Mtr1.1.1.hap1, whole genome shotgun sequence encodes:
- the LOC134684892 gene encoding ankyrin repeat domain-containing protein 17-like, whose translation MNKRMCDAENGKLVLTEYTKYKEHVFVQKRESDHHNSTDFQIDNRSHKLSIDGFPIHQLISPVSAGNICDIHKPDNNGKTPLMDACSKGHLSIVNHLIERGADINITDKEGNTPFYWSCAGDNIEVINLLLQKGCDINKTNNNRQTPLMKACILGHLSVVNLLIKEGASINCIDKYGSTPLIWSAFGGNIGIVNLLIEKGCDIHQRSNDMITPLMEACDSGEFAVVKLLIKKGSDINITDIEGNTPFYFACAGGNIDIVNLLIEKGCEIHNRNKEGMTSLMRACGKGHLTVFYSLIEKDADLTLTDNDGNTLFSWACSGGDIDIVNLLIEKGCDIHQPNNKLMTPFMKACDSGKLAVVNLLIKKNVDLHITDTEGHTPFYWSCSGGDIDIVNLLIEKGCDKHKPNNDRRTPLMEACSRGNLAVVNRLINLGADIKITDTERNTPFYWACFGGNIDIVNLLIEKGCEIHNRNNDGLTSLMRACGKGHLTVFYSLIEKDADLTLTDNDGDTLFSWACSGGDIDIVNLLIEKGCDIHQPNNKLMTPFMKACDSGKLAVVNLLIKKNVDLHITDTEGHTPFYWSCSGGDIDIVNLLIEKGCDKHKPNNDRRTPLMEACSRGNLAVVNRLINLGADIKITDTERNTPFYWACFGGNIDIVNLLIEKGCEIHNRNNDGMTSLMRACGEGHLTVVDCLIEKDADLTLTDEEGNTLFSWACSGGDIDIVNLLIEKGCDIHKPNNDKRTPLIEACGRGNLAVVNRLIKIGADIHITDKKGNTPFYWACSGGDIDIVNLLIEKGCDLHKPNNDRRTPLMEACGSGKFILVKRLIKIGADIHITDNDGNTLFYWSCSGGNIDIVNLLIEKGCDILKPNNDRRTPLMEACSKGNLAVVNHLIQLGADIYITDKKENTAFSCSCSGGNIDLVDLLIEKGCDIHTPNDIGQTPLMNACGKGHISIVKQLVEKGADISVTDKEGQTAFNWACVGGNIEIVNFLSRD comes from the coding sequence ATGAATAAAAGAATGTGTGACGCAGAAAATGGCAAACTTGTTTTAACCGAATATACCAAGTATAAAGAACACGTATTCGTCCAAAAAAGAGAATCGGATCATCATAATTCAACAGATTTTCAAATAGATAATCGATCTCATAAACTATCAATTGACGGATTTCCAATACACCAACTTATATCGCCAGTGTCAGCTGGCAACATATGTGATATACATAAACCTGACAATAATGGAAAGACACCCCTTATGGACGCTTGCTCTAAAGGACATTTGTCAATAGTAAATCATCTTATCGAGAGAGGCGCTGATATTAACATAACAGATAAGGAAGGCAACACGCCATTCTATTGGTCATGTGCTGGTGATAACATTgaagtaataaatttattgcTACAAAAAGGAtgtgatataaataaaactaataataataGACAAACACCACTTATGAAAGCTTGTATTCTTGGACATCTGTCAGTAGTAAACCTTCTAATCAAGGAAGGTGCTTCCATTAACTGTATCGACAAGTACGGAAGCACGCCATTAATTTGGTCAGCATTTGGTGGTAACATTGGTATAGTAAACCTACTGATAGAAAAAGGTTGCGATATACACCAACGTAGCAATGACATGATAACACCTCTTATGGAAGCTTGTGATAGTGGAGAATTTGCAGTAGTCAAACTTCTCATAAAGAAAGGTTCCGACATAAACATTACTGATATTGAAGGAAACACACCATTTTATTTTGCATGTGCTGGTGGCAACATTGATATAGTAAATCTACTGATAGAAAAAGGTTGTGAAATACATAACAGAAACAAAGAGGGGATGACATCTCTTATGAGGGCTTGTGGAAAAGGACATCTGACAGTATTCTACAGTCTTATTGAGAAAGATGCTGACCTTACCTTAACAGACAATGACGGAAACACGCTGTTTTCATGGGCCTGTTCTGGTGGTGACATTGATATAGTAAACCTACTGATAGAAAAAGGTTGTGATATTCACCAACCAAACAATAAATTGATGACGCCTTTTATGAAAGCTTGTGATAGTGGAAAATTGGCAGTAGTAAATCTTCTCATAAAGAAAAATGTAGACCTACACATTACTGATACGGAAGGACACACACCATTTTATTGGTCATGTTCTGGTGGTGACATTGATATAGTAAACCTTCTGATAGAAAAAGGTTGTGATAAACATAAACCTAACAATGATAGGAGGACACCTCTAATGGAAGCTTGTAGTAGAGGGAACTTGGCAGTAGTAAACCGCCTTATAAACCTAGGTGCTGACATTAAGATAACAGACACTGAGAGAAACACACCATTTTATTGGGCCTGTTTTGGTGGTAACATTGATATAGTAAACCTACTGATAGAAAAAGGTTGTGAAATACATAACAGAAACAATGATGGATTGACATCACTTATGAGGGCTTGTGGAAAAGGACATCTGACAGTATTCTACAGTCTTATTGAGAAAGATGCTGACCTTACCTTAACAGACAATGACGGAGACACGCTGTTTTCATGGGCCTGTTCTGGTGGTGACATTGATATAGTAAACCTACTGATAGAAAAAGGTTGTGATATTCACCAACCAAACAATAAATTGATGACGCCTTTTATGAAAGCTTGTGATAGTGGAAAATTGGCAGTAGTAAATCTTCTCATAAAGAAAAATGTAGACCTACACATTACTGATACGGAAGGACACACACCATTTTATTGGTCATGTTCTGGTGGTGACATTGATATAGTAAACCTTCTGATAGAAAAAGGTTGTGATAAACATAAACCTAACAATGATAGGAGGACACCTCTAATGGAAGCTTGTAGTAGAGGGAACTTGGCAGTAGTAAACCGCCTTATAAACCTAGGTGCTGACATTAAGATAACAGACACTGAGAGAAACACACCATTTTATTGGGCCTGTTTTGGTGGTAACATTGATATAGTAAACCTACTGATAGAAAAAGGTTGTGAAATACATAACAGAAACAATGACGGGATGACATCACTTATGAGGGCTTGCGGTGAAGGACATCTGACAGTAGTAGACTGTCTTATTGAGAAAGATGCTGACCTTACCTTAACAGACGAAGAAGGAAACACGCTGTTTTCTTGGGCCTGTTCTGGTGGTGACATTGATATTGTAAACCTACTGATAGAAAAAGGTTGTGATATACATAAACCTAACAATGATAAGAGGACACCTCTAATAGAAGCTTGTGGCAGAGGGAACTTGGCAGTAGTGAACCGCCTTATCAAGATAGGTGCCGACATTCACATTACAGACAAGAAGGGGAACACACCATTTTATTGGGCCTGTTCTGGTGGTGACATTGATATAGTAAACCTACTGATAGAAAAAGGTTGTGATTTACATAAACCTAACAATGATAGGAGGACACCTCTAATGGAAGCTTGTGGTAGTGGAAAATTTATATTAGTGAAACGCCTTATTAAGATAGGTGCTGACATTCACATTACAGACAATGACGGAAACACGCTGTTTTATTGGTCCTGTTCTGGTGGTAACATTGATATAGTAAACCTACTGATAGAAAAAGGTTGTGATATACTTAAACCTAACAATGATAGGAGGACACCTCTAATGGAAGCTTGTAGTAAAGGGAACTTGGCAGTAGTAAACCATCTCATTCAGTTAGGAGCTGACATTTATATAACCGACAAGAAAGAAAATACGGCATTTAGTTGTTCTTGTTCCGGAGGTAATATTGATTTAGTAGATTTACTGATAGAAAAAGGTTGTGATATACATACACCTAATGATATTGGACAAACGCCTCTGATGAATGCATGTGGTAAAGGACATATCTCAATAGTAAAACAGCTGGTAGAGAAAGGTGCTGACATTAGCGTAACAGATAAGGAAGGACAGACGGCATTCAATTGGGCCTGTGTTGGTGGTAATATTGAAATAGTAAACTTTCTATCAAGAGATTGA